In Colwellia sp. M166, a genomic segment contains:
- a CDS encoding ABC transporter permease, producing the protein MFSYYLRLAWISILRHWGLSLLMICAIGLGIGAAMTTVTVNYLMSANPIPEKSAQLYYVQLDSWDVNDPFNDGLSPPDQLTYTDSTNLMRTKQAFRQNVQAQAFGVIEPDDPEILPLIVNGRANSADFFPMFNVPFIYGSGWSNESDDSKELVVVLSKETNDKLFGGTDSVGQSIKLEGNMFRVVGVIDTWQPKPRFYDITTGAFNDSEDIFVPFHLIADEKISRSGNTNCWKPSGDGFQAFLASECIWTQFWVELKTEQDKADYQQFLNAYVQEQKQFGRFQRPLDNRLSHVMQWLESQEVVADDAQMMMAMSLMFLLVCLLNTVGLLLAKFLGKAPEIGLRQALGASKRTLFSQYIIESACIGILGGILGLILAYIGLKGVEGLYGDYMKGLASLDTTMAMSAVVLALISTIFAGIYPTWRACNIQPAQQLKSQ; encoded by the coding sequence ATGTTTAGTTATTATTTACGACTCGCTTGGATAAGTATTCTCAGACACTGGGGCTTAAGTCTATTAATGATTTGTGCCATCGGTTTAGGCATTGGTGCCGCCATGACGACTGTTACCGTAAACTATTTAATGTCAGCAAATCCGATCCCAGAAAAAAGCGCGCAATTATACTATGTTCAACTCGACAGTTGGGATGTTAACGATCCGTTTAATGACGGTTTAAGCCCTCCAGATCAGCTAACGTATACTGACTCCACTAACTTGATGCGCACGAAACAAGCTTTTCGCCAAAATGTGCAAGCTCAAGCTTTTGGTGTTATTGAGCCTGACGATCCTGAAATTCTGCCATTAATTGTTAATGGCAGAGCCAATTCAGCGGACTTTTTCCCAATGTTCAACGTACCTTTCATTTATGGCAGTGGTTGGTCAAACGAAAGTGATGACAGTAAAGAGTTGGTTGTAGTGCTGAGTAAAGAAACCAATGACAAACTTTTTGGTGGCACAGACTCGGTTGGTCAGTCAATTAAGCTTGAAGGTAACATGTTTCGAGTAGTGGGTGTCATTGATACTTGGCAACCCAAACCGCGATTCTATGACATAACCACCGGAGCATTTAATGACTCTGAAGATATTTTTGTGCCCTTTCATTTAATTGCCGACGAAAAAATATCGCGCTCAGGCAATACCAATTGTTGGAAACCAAGCGGAGATGGCTTTCAAGCTTTTCTAGCATCCGAATGTATTTGGACACAATTTTGGGTGGAATTAAAAACTGAACAAGATAAAGCTGATTACCAGCAGTTTCTCAATGCTTATGTACAAGAGCAGAAACAATTTGGTCGTTTTCAACGCCCGCTTGATAATCGCTTAAGTCATGTAATGCAATGGCTAGAATCACAAGAAGTAGTGGCTGATGACGCGCAAATGATGATGGCGATGTCATTGATGTTTTTACTGGTTTGCTTACTTAATACCGTTGGTTTATTACTGGCAAAATTTTTAGGTAAAGCACCAGAAATAGGGTTGCGACAAGCCTTAGGCGCCAGTAAGCGTACATTATTCAGCCAGTACATTATTGAATCTGCATGTATAGGCATATTAGGCGGCATTCTGGGTTTAATACTCGCTTATATCGGCTTAAAAGGCGTAGAAGGTCTTTATGGTGATTATATGAAAGGACTCGCAAGCCTAGACACTACCATGGCCATGTCTGCCGTAGTATTGGCACTGATATCCACCATATTCGCCGGCATATATCCCACTTGGCGTGCATGTAATATTCAGCCCGCTCA
- the lnt gene encoding apolipoprotein N-acyltransferase gives MLNNIAKRIYQNITHKENVLSFILGLALVLCYAPFSYYWLVVIILPTWLYSLQGKSSKDATKQGFIFAFGWFSAGISWVHVSIDQFGGLPLAVSLLLMVLLCLYLASFLALACYLAARFSYQKQLNLWLLLPFWLLSEFLRGVLLTGFPWLTLGYSQIDGPLATFAPIIGEKGLSALILIVSIAVVYIIKRRRVMVNIALLIAISSTYLALHNATWVSLTGKSVKVMMVQGNIKQEMKWAPELTWSSMLSYLDLTRQHYPADLIIWPESAITAVEPSKQAQDFLQIAQSSAVLNNSAIITGIIDYNINSKNYYNNLIVLGKGSADDQQGNYQYNNLNRYSKHHLLPIGEFVPFADWLRPLAPFFNLPMSSFSRGAYVQKNLIANGYHLLPLICFEVAFSEQLSANFSNQTDLLLTVSNDAWFGDSHGPHQHLDIVRMRALEFGRPFLRATNNGITAAIDHQGKIIKRIPQFEEAVLNVQIPLTTGLTPYASYNRIIDFTIPLLLLVLALMRQWFYKSRQC, from the coding sequence ATGCTAAACAACATTGCTAAACGAATTTATCAAAATATAACCCATAAAGAAAATGTGCTCAGTTTTATCTTGGGACTGGCATTAGTTCTGTGTTACGCACCGTTTTCTTATTACTGGTTAGTGGTGATAATATTGCCAACTTGGTTATATTCGTTGCAAGGCAAATCAAGCAAAGATGCCACTAAGCAAGGCTTTATCTTTGCTTTTGGCTGGTTTTCTGCTGGTATCAGCTGGGTACATGTCAGTATCGACCAGTTTGGTGGTTTACCCTTAGCAGTATCATTACTATTAATGGTACTACTATGCCTATATTTAGCATCATTTCTTGCACTTGCCTGCTATTTAGCCGCTCGTTTTTCTTATCAAAAACAACTCAACCTTTGGCTTTTGCTGCCATTCTGGTTGCTTAGCGAATTTTTACGTGGTGTATTGCTGACCGGCTTCCCTTGGTTAACCTTAGGTTACAGCCAAATTGATGGGCCTTTAGCAACCTTTGCTCCAATTATTGGTGAAAAAGGCCTGAGTGCTTTGATTCTCATTGTCAGTATTGCGGTGGTTTATATTATTAAACGCCGTCGAGTTATGGTTAACATTGCCTTACTTATTGCGATTAGCAGTACCTACCTAGCGTTACATAATGCCACTTGGGTTTCTCTCACCGGTAAATCAGTGAAGGTTATGATGGTGCAAGGTAATATAAAGCAGGAAATGAAATGGGCGCCAGAACTCACTTGGTCATCGATGTTAAGCTACTTAGATCTCACCCGTCAACACTACCCTGCTGATCTTATTATTTGGCCTGAGTCTGCTATTACCGCAGTAGAGCCCAGTAAACAAGCACAAGATTTTTTACAAATAGCGCAAAGTTCAGCCGTGCTTAATAACAGTGCTATTATTACCGGTATTATTGATTACAACATCAATAGCAAAAATTACTACAATAATTTAATTGTGCTCGGAAAAGGCTCAGCAGATGATCAACAGGGTAATTATCAATATAATAATTTGAATCGTTATAGTAAACATCACTTACTACCCATCGGGGAGTTTGTCCCCTTTGCTGACTGGTTAAGACCCTTAGCACCGTTTTTTAATTTGCCGATGTCATCTTTTAGCCGTGGTGCATACGTGCAAAAAAACCTAATTGCCAATGGTTATCACTTACTACCATTAATTTGTTTCGAAGTTGCCTTTTCAGAGCAACTTAGTGCTAACTTTTCTAACCAAACAGACTTACTGTTAACCGTCAGTAATGACGCTTGGTTTGGTGACTCACACGGTCCACATCAACATTTAGACATTGTCAGAATGCGTGCACTAGAATTTGGTCGACCATTTCTGCGTGCAACAAATAATGGCATCACTGCTGCAATTGATCACCAAGGTAAAATAATCAAACGAATACCACAATTTGAAGAAGCGGTATTGAATGTTCAGATCCCGCTCACTACCGGGCTAACGCCTTATGCTAGTTACAACCGAATTATCGATTTTACTATTCCTTTGCTACTTTTAGTATTAGCACTAATGCGTCAATGGTTTTATAAAAGTCGTCAGTGTTAG
- a CDS encoding ABC transporter ATP-binding protein encodes MLIMKNINKIFQTADIQTHALRDFCLQVNEGDFVSVTGPSGSGKTTFLNIAGLLETYSNGEFLLDGEDVGKLNDNGRSRMRNEKIGFIFQGFNLIPDLNLYDNVDVPLRYRGFNAKERKRRIEQNLERVGLASRMKHLPSQLSGGQQQRVAIARALATDPRFLLADEPTGNLDSEMAQSVMSLLEDINQQGTTIIMVTHDAKLAQRAKRTIQVKDGKVSELGCVDSQLKQAIA; translated from the coding sequence ATGTTGATCATGAAAAATATTAATAAAATTTTCCAAACTGCAGATATTCAAACCCATGCGTTACGCGACTTTTGTTTACAGGTCAACGAGGGCGACTTTGTCAGTGTAACTGGGCCTTCCGGCTCAGGAAAAACAACTTTTCTGAACATTGCAGGATTGTTAGAAACTTATAGCAACGGCGAGTTCTTATTAGATGGCGAAGATGTCGGTAAACTCAACGACAATGGCCGTTCGCGGATGCGAAATGAAAAAATAGGTTTTATCTTTCAAGGTTTTAATTTAATTCCTGACCTCAATCTTTACGACAATGTTGATGTTCCGCTACGTTACCGTGGTTTTAATGCCAAAGAGCGTAAGCGTCGCATTGAACAGAACCTTGAGCGTGTTGGCCTTGCATCTCGTATGAAACATTTACCAAGTCAGCTCTCAGGCGGACAACAACAACGTGTCGCCATTGCACGAGCTTTAGCTACCGACCCAAGGTTTTTATTAGCTGATGAGCCAACAGGGAATTTAGATTCTGAGATGGCACAAAGTGTCATGAGTTTACTTGAAGACATCAATCAACAAGGTACCACCATCATTATGGTGACGCATGATGCAAAATTAGCGCAACGAGCTAAACGAACCATACAAGTGAAAGACGGAAAAGTCAGTGAGTTAGGATGCGTTGACTCACAACTTAAACAAGCCATTGCTTAA
- a CDS encoding efflux RND transporter periplasmic adaptor subunit, producing MSIKDTSAQDSKVIIKKSASKRWAIITLILVISACVIWQVAPSASRWSKAEQSIALDRVRIATINQGDFTRDISVLGRVVAAVSPTVYSPADGTITLMIEAGHEVKKGQVIAKLESPELNSRLFQQQASLEGLQSSFDRQKIQAKKQRLIDQKAVDLANVKLVTANREKRRADLGFEKSAISQIDYEKAQDELEQANLQHKHAVQDAALNTESLDFDSQSLLLDIRRQTLLVKELQRQVDGLHITSPVKGIVGNLSADNKTFLSKNQAILTIVDLSQFEVEIEIPESYADDLAIGMDVNIQFEQQPFRARLVTISPEILNNQVTGRVRFISNIPKKLRQNQRLNSQIILEHKENVLQVQRGQFLESSGGRFAYKIVNGLAVKTPITTGARSLSHVEILQGLNVGDQIIISGTDTFNAAEQVLLSE from the coding sequence ATGTCGATCAAAGATACCAGTGCACAAGACAGTAAAGTAATAATAAAAAAATCAGCCAGTAAACGCTGGGCAATCATCACATTAATCCTAGTAATAAGCGCTTGTGTTATCTGGCAAGTGGCACCTTCGGCATCTCGTTGGAGTAAAGCAGAGCAATCAATAGCATTAGACAGAGTTCGCATCGCAACAATTAACCAAGGAGACTTCACGCGCGATATTTCCGTGTTAGGACGAGTTGTTGCTGCGGTAAGTCCTACCGTTTACAGCCCTGCTGATGGCACCATTACCTTAATGATCGAAGCTGGGCATGAAGTTAAAAAAGGGCAAGTTATTGCAAAACTCGAAAGTCCTGAACTTAATAGCCGTTTATTTCAACAGCAAGCAAGCTTAGAGGGATTACAATCAAGTTTTGACCGGCAAAAAATTCAAGCAAAGAAACAACGACTGATTGACCAAAAGGCGGTTGACTTAGCCAATGTAAAACTGGTCACAGCTAACAGAGAGAAACGTCGTGCTGATTTGGGTTTCGAAAAAAGTGCCATTAGCCAAATTGACTATGAAAAAGCTCAGGATGAGCTCGAACAAGCAAACTTACAGCATAAGCATGCCGTACAAGATGCCGCCTTAAACACCGAAAGTTTAGACTTTGATAGTCAGTCCTTACTGTTAGATATTAGACGCCAAACGTTACTCGTTAAAGAGTTACAGCGTCAGGTTGATGGTTTACATATCACATCTCCAGTCAAGGGGATTGTTGGTAACCTTAGTGCAGATAACAAAACCTTTTTAAGTAAAAACCAAGCAATTTTAACCATTGTAGATTTATCACAGTTTGAAGTTGAAATTGAAATTCCTGAAAGTTATGCCGATGATTTAGCCATAGGCATGGATGTCAATATTCAATTTGAACAGCAACCTTTTCGTGCTCGCCTCGTCACGATTTCCCCCGAAATACTGAATAATCAGGTGACTGGGCGAGTGCGCTTTATTAGTAATATTCCCAAAAAACTACGCCAAAACCAACGTTTAAATAGCCAAATTATTCTTGAGCATAAAGAAAACGTTTTACAAGTACAGCGTGGGCAGTTTTTAGAAAGCAGTGGTGGTCGATTTGCTTATAAAATTGTTAATGGCTTAGCCGTAAAAACCCCAATAACTACCGGAGCGCGAAGCCTCAGCCATGTTGAAATATTACAAGGCCTTAACGTTGGCGACCAAATCATTATTTCAGGGACAGACACCTTTAATGCCGCCGAACAAGTATTACTTAGTGAGTAA